From Methylovorus glucosotrophus:
TTCAACATGACCGAGATCGAATCCATCCTGCGTGCGCAGCTCGAAGGCAAAGTGCTCTCGGTGGTGCAGGAAGGCCAGCGCCGCACGCCCTTGCTGGTGCGCGGTGGCGAGAGCCTGCGCCAGTCCGCCGCTGACTTTGGCAACCTGATGCTGACATTGCCCAATGGCCGCAACATTCCGCTATCTGCCGTCGCCAGGCTGGAGCGGGTGGAAGGCCCGGTGAAGATAGACCGCCAGCGCGGCGCCCGCATGGTGATCGTCACCAGCAATGTGCGCGACCGCGATCTGGTGGGTTTTGTGGAAGAAGCCAAAGCCCGCGTGCAAAAAGAGGTGCAGCTACCCGAAGGCTACTCCATGACCTGGGGCGGCCAGTTTGAAAACCAGCAGCGGGCCGCCGCGCGGCTGGCGATTGTGGTGCCTGCGGCCATTGCCATGATCTTCCTCATCCTGTTTGCCACTTTCCATTCGGTGCGGCAGGCCACGCTCATTCTGTGCAATATCCCGTTTGCCATGATAGGTGGCGTGTTTGCCTTGTGGCTGTCGGGCGAATACCTGTCGGTGCCCGCGTCGGTGGGGTTCATTGCATTGCTGGGCATTGCCGTGCTTAATGGGGTAGTGATGATGTCGTATTTCAACCAGTTGCACGCGCAAGGCCTGCCCATGCTGGAGGTAGTGACCGAAGGCGCCAAGCGTCGGCTGCGGCCGGTGCTGATGACGGCCTGCATTGCCGCCTTTGGCCTGCTGCCCTTGCTGTTTGCCACCGGCCCCGGCTCGGAGATTCAACGCCCGCTGGCGATTGTGGTGATCGGCGGCTTGTTTACCTCCACCGTGCTCACGCTCATTCTTCTGCCCATGCTTTACCAGCGCTTTGCGCATGCCAAATAAGGAAAAACAACAATGCAAGAGTCGACGACAACCATGGCTGTGCTGCAAGTAAGCGTACAGCCCGAGCACGAAGAGCAGATGGTGGATTACCTGATCCAGACGCTCCCCGGCGTGCGCTTCAGCAGCCAGATGATCAGCCTGCATGGTCAGCCCGAAGGTGGGCTTTCCCTGCGCGAGCAAGTGCTGGGCACCACGCGGCGCTGCCTCTTTAGCGTGCAGGCCGAGGCTGCCGATCTGCAGGCACTGGCCGCCGGGCTGGGGCAGGGCGCGCTGTCTTTCCCCGTGGAATACCGCGTGTTGCCGCTGTTGCTGGCCGGGCAATACACGCCTGCTACGCAGCGCGATTAAGCTGGCAGGGTTGATGCTTACAGGCTAAGGTGTCTTATCAATGCCGTGGAGAAAAGCTTATGCCGGATATGAAACAGCGCGCCCTGGATTACCACGCATTACCCACGCCGGGCAAACTCTCGGTAGAGTCGAGCAAGCCCTGCGCCACCGCCGCTGATCTGGCGCTGGCGTATACGCCCGGCGTCGCCGAGCCGGTCAAGGCCATCTATCAGGATCCCGCCGCCGCGTACCGCTATACTAATAAAGGCAACCTGGTGGCGGTGATTACCGATGGCACCGCCGTGCTCGGCCTGGGCAATGTCGGTGCACTGGCGGGCAAGCCGGTGATGGAGGGCAAGGCCGTGCTGTTTAAGCGCTTTGCCAATATTGATGTGTTTGATATTGAAGTCACCGCACCCAGCATCGAAAGCTTTATCGAGACCGTGGTCAATATTGCCCCCACCTTTGGCGGCATCAATCTGGAAGATATCGCCGCCCCGCATTGCTTTCGCATAGAGCGCGAGCTGCGGGCCAGGCTCGATATCCCTGTGTTTCATGATGACCAGCACGGCACGGCGGCGATTATTGCCGGGGCGCTGCTGAATGCCCTGGAGCTGCAAGGCAAAACGCTCCCCACGGCCCGCATCGTGTTTCTCGGCGCGGGCGCTGCTGGCATGGCAACCGCCCGGCTGCTCAAGGCCATGGGCGCGCAGGATATTGTGCTGGTGGATATTGCCGGGGTGCTGCACTCCGGCCGTGATGACATCAGCGACTATGGCCGCGACCTGTTGCGCCAGACTTCCGCCCGCACGCTGGCTGATGTAATGCCGGGTGCCGATGTGTTTATCGGTGTATCAGCTGCCAATGCGCTGCCGCCAGACCTGCTCAAGCTGATGGCGCCCAGCCCCGTGGTATTTGCCCTGGCAAACCCGGACCCGGAAATACTGCCCGCCACCGCGATGGCCGTACGTGACGATCTGATCATGGCGACCGGCCGTTCTGATTTTCCCAACCAGGTGAATAACGCGCTGTGTTTTCCCTATCTGTTTCGCGGCGCGCTGGACGCCAAGGCACGCCAGATCACCACCGGCATGCAGGTAGCCGCCGCCCATGCGCTGGCAGCACTGGCGCGTGAAGAGGTGCCGCAGGCGGTGCTCGATGCCTATGCCATTAGCGAGCTGCACTTTGGCCGCGATTACATTATCCCCAAGCCGTTTGACCCGCGATTGCTGGAGAAAGTAGCGGGCGCCGTAGCCGAGGCCGCCCGCGCCGAGATGGCAGCGGCGGTTGCGTAAGCCTGCTGATATTTGAACGGAAGCTGGATGTGATGGCACCCGGGGCGTCTCGCGCCCGCTGAACCCTAGCTATTCACCAGCTTGAGCGGCGCCCGCAACATGGGCAGCTCCGGCCTGCGTGCGCTGAGGCGGAAAGCGCTCACCGTGGCAAACAGCTGATCCGATTGCTGCAACAGTGATTCCGCTGCGGCCGCCGCTTGCTCCACCAGTGCCGCATTCTGCTGCGTCACGCCATCCATCTGGTTCACCGCCATGCGCGCCTGCTGTATGCCCAGGCTCTGCTCGTGCGATGAGGCGGCAATATCGTCCATGAATTCACTGGCGCGCTGCACGGCGGTCATCACCTCCTGCATGGTGCTGCCTGCTTGTGCCACCAGCGCGCTGCCCTGGTTGGCCTTGCTCACCGAGTCTTCTATCAGCTGGCGTATCTCCGTCGCAGCAGAGGCCGAGCGCTGCGCCAGCGAGCGTACTTCGCCCGCCACCACAGCAAAGCCACGGCCCTGCTCGCCCGCGCGTGCGGCTTCCACGGCGGCATTCAGCGCCAGAATATTGGTCTGGAAAGCGATGCCATTAATCACGCCGATGATGTCCTCAATCTTCTGCGCGCTCTGGTTGATCGCCGTCATGGTCGCCACCACATCGTTCACCACAATATCGCCTTGCTTGGCGACGCTGGCGGCGGTTTTCACCAGACCATTGGCCTCCTGGGCCCGCGCGGCGTTCTGCCGCACGGTATCGGCCAGTTCGTCCATGTTGGATGCCGTCTCTTCCAGCGCCGAAGCTTGCGACTCGGTGCGGGCAGACAAATCGGCATTGCCCTGCGCGATCTCCTGCGCGGCTACGTGAATAGTCTCGGCCGAGGTTTTTACCTGCAGCATGGGCTGCACCAGTATCTCCAGCGTGTTGTTCACGCCCTCGATAATGCGGCGGAAATCGCCCTGATGGCGGCTGGCATCGGCCCGCGTCATGATGTTGCCCGCCTTGGCCGCGGCTGCCAGCATCTGCGCATCTTCGTTCAGCGCCTGCAGCTTGTGGCGTATGGTGTCCATGGTGTGGTTGATGTACGCCTGCTGGCCGGGGAAGTTTTCCAGCGGCGCATCAAAATCCCCCTCGCTGAATTGCGCCATGCAGGCCAGGGTTTTGCGGTTGATGGTGATGTGGTTTTCCAGCGTGCGG
This genomic window contains:
- a CDS encoding DUF3240 family protein, which gives rise to MQESTTTMAVLQVSVQPEHEEQMVDYLIQTLPGVRFSSQMISLHGQPEGGLSLREQVLGTTRRCLFSVQAEAADLQALAAGLGQGALSFPVEYRVLPLLLAGQYTPATQRD
- a CDS encoding malic enzyme-like NAD(P)-binding protein — protein: MPDMKQRALDYHALPTPGKLSVESSKPCATAADLALAYTPGVAEPVKAIYQDPAAAYRYTNKGNLVAVITDGTAVLGLGNVGALAGKPVMEGKAVLFKRFANIDVFDIEVTAPSIESFIETVVNIAPTFGGINLEDIAAPHCFRIERELRARLDIPVFHDDQHGTAAIIAGALLNALELQGKTLPTARIVFLGAGAAGMATARLLKAMGAQDIVLVDIAGVLHSGRDDISDYGRDLLRQTSARTLADVMPGADVFIGVSAANALPPDLLKLMAPSPVVFALANPDPEILPATAMAVRDDLIMATGRSDFPNQVNNALCFPYLFRGALDAKARQITTGMQVAAAHALAALAREEVPQAVLDAYAISELHFGRDYIIPKPFDPRLLEKVAGAVAEAARAEMAAAVA